The DNA sequence CGGTCGTCGAACGCGGGCTCATCGTCCCACCAGCATTTCTGCGTTCACGCGGCCGCCCTGCCAGGCGACCGTGACCACGACTCGCTTCACACCCGGGGTAGGCGTGTTGTCCTGAATGCTGACCGACCGCTGGTGGTCCGGATACGCGACCGCAGGGCTCCCGACCCTGATGGTCCCATACCCCTCAGATGGGAAGTTCCCAGCCGTGACGCTTGCAAAGGCCGTGTTCCGAATGGCCTCCAGCCGGTCGTGGGCCAGGTACACGGCGATGTCCATGGACTTGGACTTCGCATTGGCCGTTACGACCGTGATGGCCAACGCCGCGGCGCCAATCGAGAATACCGCGCCGAAGGCCAGGGCCACGAGGACTTCGGCCAGGCTCGCCCCCTTGGTGGACGAGCAGAGGCGAGCTCTTGGGACAGAAACGGGAGCGTGTGCGACGCTGGGGGCGGCGCGGAGGGCGAGTGTGGCGAGCGCGGCTTGAAGGGGGACCAACCAGGAGCGGCGACCAGCCGAACCGTGCCGGGAAGTCATAGTGCTCCTCCTGTGTGCGGAGGACCACCACGTCCCGGGGAGCTCTGGGCCTCCCTTCCTTCGGTAGCCCGGCTGTCAGGCTTGGAACCTGACCCGTGGCTTTGCGACCCCGCCTCGCGGCGAGTGTGCCCTTATCGGGAAGGGGTCTCCGCCTCAGCCGACGCTTCTGAGGTGCACCGGATATGCCAGCAGGCGCCTGCGAGGACCTACTCCGGGGCACCGCCTATAGCAAATCAAGACGTTAAGCCGGTTCGATGGCCGCCAGCGTTGCCGCTGCCGGGTCCGGAAGCGCCGGAGGGTCTTTGCCGAGGTGAGCAAAAAGGTAACACGATTGGAGGGAAGCGGAACCAGGGCGTCAGGGTTCCGGGAGGAGAGGAAGCGATGCCGCGGCGAGGAGGGAGCCCGGGAGCCAGGTCCACAGGCCTCGCGGCGCGGCTCTTCGGCGATGGCGCTCGCTTCGCGCCCGCATCGACCCGCAGCCCCGCGCCCCTCAGCCGGCTCCCGAGCGCATCGTCCGCGAGGTCACCACGTCCCCCCGCGCCGTCCGCAGCCGGGAGGCGCCGGAGGCCGCGGGTTCTGGGTGCTCCGCCGCGCCTGCGATGCCCTCCGGACCAGGGGCCCTCGAAGAGGGGCCAAGCTGTGGGCCTTGCAGGGCCCCCTCGACCCGCAAACCGTTACACCGGAATGCCGTTTCCATCATCCGGGCAAACGCCCTCAGTCGGCGGCGTGTTCGACGGGTTGCTCCCATGGAGTCGGATGTTGCCGCCGCCCGGGCCGGGCCCACCCAGGTCGCCCGCTGCAGAATAGTCGCTTTCCACCAGCGTGATCTCGAAGATATCGTCGCCGTCCGGTTCTCCCATATCGGTCACTGTGACGAGGAAGGAGCCGGTCTCCCCGGTGTTGGTGGCATACGTTCCGCAGATGCTGCGCGTCTGGGGATCGACGAACACGTACCCCGTGATGCTGGTCGCTTTCACGTGCAGGTCGCTGTCATGGTCGATGTAGTTCAGGTGTCCCCCGAAGGCGCCGTTCTTGACGCCCCCGCCAACGCCGAAGTTCCCCCTCGCGCCCGACGGGGTGCCAAAGATGTAGCCGCCACCGGTCACGAAGTCGGGGGGGACGATCACCTGGGCACCGACGGAACCTCCCGTGAGCGCCAATGCCGCGAGCATGAGGACGAAAAGGGTTCTCTGCATTGGGCTTCCTCCGTGGAGCATGGAAACGACTCGCCGCCGTGTTCTTTGTCAGCCGAAGTGCGGCAATATGTCGGCTCTTCTCTCCCCTGGCTTCGCCCTTCGCTCGGTCCACCAGCGCGAAGGGCGACCGCGGCTACGGCGAGAGCGGCACCGTCTGGCCGAGGAGCGTGGTCGCGGGCTCCGAGACCGTGGCCGACTCCACAGAAGTGACGCCAGCGACGGCGGTTGCGACCGCTACATCTGTCAGGCCGTCTATAGAGGTGACCTTGAGCGCGGTAACCGTGATGCCGCTCGCTGAAGTGCGCACCTCGTTGAGCACGATCGTGGCTCCGGGAAGGGAGATCGTCTGGTTCGGCTCTCCCGTCACCCAGATGGGGACTCCATCGACGGAAAGGCCCTCGACGGCTGGCACGCCGACAGGAACAGCGCCGACCGGCGCCAGCGCCCTTGCCATGACGAATTCGGCGGCGATGGCGTTTCCCGCCACCGTGAGGCCCAGGTTCGCCAGCGAGGCTTCGGAGCCCACTGCACCACTGGCATCCGACCCCTGGACCGAGCTAATTGCCGTGGCGTGAAGCACTTCCGCCTGGAGCAGGGAAGGGATGCTTCCCGTGAGTTGTGATGCTTCCCGAGCGTCATTTGCATCGACGAGCGTTCCGGTGTGGGAGAGGGCCGTCGTCGTTCCGAGAACGGTCGCTTGGACAGCACTGGCGTATCCGCTGACGGACTGGGCGTCGCTGGTTGTGGACCATAGCAACAGACTGGCCACCCCCACTACGACTGTGACCAACCTCCACCGAGGAGTTCTTTGTCTCATGGGAACCTCCCAATTTCGACTGACTGCGCCCATGCATCTGGCCCATAACACACGCGGTGCCCCGCGAGGGCACCGTTGATTGCACCTAGTCGGCTTTCAGGCTTCCCCCCTTTCCGGGCCAGGGGTGCATCTGCCCCCCCAGTGGGGGTGGACCCCCCGTGGGGAGGAACGTTCGCGCGCGGAGGGGCAGCATGTGCAGCTCACAAACGGTCGGCCCAAATCTCCTCGAAGCCGGGCCGAGTCATCGCGGGTCATCATGGTCAGCAGGGGGGGATTGTGCAATTGGGTCATTCCCCGATTTTGCCATAGGAAAATCCCTGCAGGATGATTCAGTGGTTTACCTAGTCCCGCTGGTGGAATAACGCAGATAAATCGATGAAAATCCAGAAATTACAGTTCAATATGAAGACATTCCTCATAAAGAGTCTTGCAGTAATGAGCGTTAGCTCCGATCGCCGGACACGCTCCATCATGGGGCCCTGGCGCGGAAGGCGGGTGTGACAACCAGGCACGGTGCTGCCCCCCGGGGAGAGGTTGCAGCGGCTGGCCTCCACCGCCAGCGCACCGGATCCGAGCCGGGCCCATCTGCCGAATCGGGATCCAGCGAGCGAGACCCCCGCCACCACGAAGCCCCTAGCTGGCTCCGGGCCGACGCCCAGGGATTGGGACCTGCCCCATCGAGGGGGCGAGGGGGTGGGGGCAGCAGCTCTGCAGCGCAGGCCTCTCCCCGCGGCCGTGGCCCGCGGGAGGCTGTAGTGGCAAGTCGTCATTGACCGGCCAGAGACCCGCAACGATAATGGGCGGACGCCTTTCTCCAACAACAGGAGGTGAGCGATGGCGCGCCTGGTCAAGCACGAGCGGAACAAGCCCTACCGGATCACGCCGGAGGAGGTGAAGGGGCCCATCTGGCTGTGCGCCTGCGGCCTCTCGAAGAACAAACCCTACTGCGACAGCTCCCACAAGAAGACGCTGGACGAGCAGGTTGGGGACGTCTACGTGTACGACGAGCAGAGCAGGGTGAAGGTGGAGAGCCAGTACTGACCCGGCAGTCGGCGGGCGGTCCCGACCGTCCGCCGGCTGTCTGTCCTTTGGAGGGGCCATGGAGAGCCTGCAGGAGCGGACGGCGCGCAGGAAGCGCCTGAACGGGAAGATCCTGGCCAGCCCGATGCGGGTCTACGCCGCGTTCCGGGGAACCGGGGAGGGGGTCTTCACCGACGGGGCGCTGAGCAAGAAGCACAAGGAGTTGATGGCCCTGGCCGTGGCGGTGAGCCAGAACTGCTTCGACTGAATCGACCATCGAGTCGAGGAGGTCCTCGACGCGGGAGCCACGATGGGCGAGATCGCGGAGACCCTGGACGTGGGGTTGCTGATGGGCGGAACCCTGTCCGCCAAGGCGGTCCGGCACGCCTTCGCGGTGCTGGAGGACCTCCAGGGGGAGGGGCGGCCGGCGTGAGAGAGGAGGTGGCAGCCTTCCTCCGGGAGCACGAGGCGGCCGTGCGTCCCCTGGAGAAGGCCCTGAACGAGGCGGCCTGGCAGCTGGCGCTCACGGGGGAGGACCGCTGGAAGGAGGAGGTGGTCCGGCTGGCCATCGCCCGGCGGGGCCTCTCCGCGGACCCGGTCGGATACCGCCGCCTTCACGACTGGCACGGGCGCCGGGCGGACCTGGCCGATCCGATCCAGGCCCGCCAGGTCCGGCAACTCTTCCTGGAATTCCGGGCGAGCCAGATGGACCCCGAGACCCTCGAGGCGCTGGAGCGCCTGGCGGCGGAGGCGGAGCAACGCTTCGATACGTTCCGGAGCACGCTGGCTGGCCAGCCCGCCACAGCCAACGCGCTGGAGGAGATCCTGCGCGCCTCCGACGACGGGCCGGCCCGACAGCGGGCGTGGGAAGCCTCGCAGCAGATCGGGCCCGAGGTCGCCCCGCTCGTCCAGGAGATGGTCCGGCACCGCAACCGGGTCGCCCGGGGGATGGGGTTCCCCGACCACTTCGCCTTTGCCCTGGAGACCCGGGAGCTGGCGGAGAGCCCGCTCTTTGTCCTGCTGGAGGAGGTGGATCGCCGGACCGCCGGCCCGTTCCTCGTCGAGAAGGCGCGCCTGGACGCGGAGCTGTGCGCCCGGTTCGGTGTGATCGCGGGAGACCTCCGCCCCTGGCACTACGCCGACCCCTTTTTCCAGCACCCGCCCCCCCGCCGTGATCTGGCCCTCGATGCCCTCTTCGCGGGGGCGGATCTACCGGCGCTCATGGTGGCGAGCTTCGATGGGATCGGCTTGGAGGTGCGGGATATCCTGGCGCGCAGCGACCTCTTCGAGAAGCCGGGGAAATCCCAGCACGGCTTCTGCGCGGACATCGATCGAGAAGGGGATATCCGGATTCTCTGCAATCTCGTCGGGAACGAGCATTGGATGCGGACGCTTTTGCACGAGGGGGGCCACGCCGTCTACGACAAGTACGTTGACCGGAGCCTCCCCTACTTCCTGCGGAGACCGGCCCACGCTTGCACCACGGAGGCGGTGGCCATGCTCCTGGAGCGGCAGATCTACCAGGCGCCGTGGCTCACGGCCGTAGCCGGACTGCCCGCCGGCGAGGCCGCGGCTCTGGCCGCCGCCGCCGCGGCGCACCACCGCTTTGGCCTGCTGCTCTTCGCCCGGTGGGCCCTGGTGATGATTCACTTCGAGCGGGCGCTCTACAGAACGCCGGAGGCCGACCTGGACCGGCTCTGGTGGACGCTCAAGGCCCGCTTCCAGGGCCTCACGCCCCCCGTGGCGCGCCGGGGCCCCGACTGGGCGGCAAAGCTGCACCTGGCCCTGGCGCCGGTCTACTACCAGAATTATCTTCTGGGGGAGCTGTTCGCGAGCCAGCTTCACCGGGCGATCCAGGGGTGGGTGCCCGGGGGGCGCCTCGCCCTGAATCCCGCTGCGGGGGCCTTCCTGCGGGAGCGGGTCTTCGCCCCGGCCAACCGGTGGCCCTGGCCGCGGCTCGTGGCGGAGGCGACGGAGGGCCCCCTCAGCCCGGAGGCCTTCGCCGCCGAGGCCGGGGCGGAAGGGCGTTGAGGGTGAGGAGGCCGCTGTGGTATCGATGGAGCGAGGGCCCCGCGAAGCGGGCCGGGAGGGGGAGGACTCTGTGAGCGAGCAGGAAGCGATCCGGCCGGGGCACCTGGTCGTGGTGGTGGGGGGGGCCGTGGCCGGCGCCGAGGCGGTGGCTCAGTTCACGGCCCGCGGGGTCCGCTGCATCGTCCTGGAGCAGAACGTCCGGCCCTACGGGAAGATCGAGGACGGCCTCCCCCGCTGGCACGTCAAGCTCCGGGCCCAGGAGTACGCCAAGATTGATCAGAAGCTCGCCCACCCGCTGGTCCACTTTGTCCCGCGGACGAAGCTCAGCCGGGACATCGGCCTGAAGGATCTCTTGGCGTGGAAGCCCAGCGCGATCATCCTCGCCAACGGGGCCTGGCGGGACCGCTCCCTCCCCCTGGAGGGTGTGGACGCCTACGTGGGCCGGGGCTTCTACTATCAGAACCCCTTCGTGTACTGGTTCAACCACTACGACGACCCGGACTACAGCGGCCCGGCCGTGGAGTTCGCCGACGGCGGGATCGTGGTGGGAGGCGGGCTCGCCTCGCTGGATGTGGTGAAGATCCTCATGCTGGAGGCGGTGACCCGCGCGCTCCGGGCGCGAGGGATGCCGGCCGATCCCGTCTCCCTCGAGCACGGAGGGCTGAAGCGGGCCCTGGAGGAGCGGGGGCTCACCCTGGAGGCGCTGGGGGTCAAGGGGTGCACCCTCTTCTACCGGCGGACCGTCGAGGACATGCCGCTGGCCGAACCCCCGGAGAATGCCACCCCCCAGCAACTCGAGCGGAATCGGCAGACCCGGCGGAAGCTCCTGCAGAACTTCCAGGACCGGTTCCTCTTCCGGTTCCAGGAGCGCTCGGTTCCCGTGGGGTTCCTGACCGAGGGGGATCGTCTGGCCGGCCTGACCATCGCCCGGACGGAGCTGAAGGACCGCCGGGTCATCACGGTCCCGGGGTCGGAGGCGCCCGTCCGGGCGCCCCTCACCATCAGCAGTATCGGGAGCATCCCGGAGCCGGTCGCCGCGCTCCCGATGGCGGGGGAGCTCTACCGCATCAAGGATCCGCGGACGGGGGAGATGGAGGGCCTGCCGGGGGTCTTCGCCCTCGGCAACGCGGTGACCGGGAAGGGGAACATCCAGGCCTCCCTGAAGCACGGACGACTGGTGGCCCGGCACATCCTGGAGAACTACCTCACCGGAGCCGCGACCGGGTACGAGGAGATCTTGGAGGAGACGGCGACCGAAGCCCGGGAGAAAGCCGCGGCCGTGGCGGAGCGCATCCAGGCCGGCCCCCTCCTTCCCGCGGAGCGCATCGCCGCCATCCTGCAGGACGTCCGGGCCCTTCAGGCCGCCCTGGGCTACCCCGGAGACTACCGGGCCTATATCGCCAGCGTCCCCCCGACCTCCTGACGCCCTCCGCCCCCCGCTCGCCCGACGACGGTCGGACCGGCCGCCGAGCGCCTCGTCAGCGCGTCCGTGATCGCGCCTGGAGGTGGACCCTCCACGGCGTTCATCGCCAGCGTCTCAGCGGAGGAGACGGTCCCGGGGGAAGAGGTCGCGGAGCAGGAGGGCGAGGAAGAGGTTCCCGGCGATCTGCAGCCGCCCCGTGTCGAAGAGGGCCCGGGCCTTCACGGCGCCCGTGATCACCGCCACGCAGTCGGCGGCGCTCAGGGTCAGCACGACGTTCGGGCCCGGGTGGCGCCCCTCGCCGACCGTGCAGGCGCCGCCCTGGATGGCCAGGAAGTACGTGGCGCCCCCCTCCCCGGTGAGGTCGAACTGGACGACCCCCTCGACGCCGGCGGCAGCTCCCGGGTCCAGGGCGGCCGGCAGGCGCGCAAGGAGGGCGGCGAGGTCTGGTGGCGCGTCCGGCGTCCGGGGTGCCTCGTCTCCCGCCATCGCCCCCTCCCCTCTACCGCGGACCCGCTTCGCGCCGGCCGGGTCTCCCGGGCCTCAGGGTCCCCAGGTGGCCCGGAGGGAGGCGTAGACGGAGAAATCCGCGCTGGCCTCCACGCTCCGGACCGGCTGGAACCAGAAGTCCTCGATGATCCCCACGTCCAGGAGGAGATTGGGGCGCAGCAGGAACCGGAGGCCCACCTGGAACTGGAAGATCGGGTCGTCCAGGAAGGCCAGGCCGGTGCCGGAGAAGGGCGCGCTGATCCCCTCCACCTGGACGAGGAAGGCGGAGGTCTCCGTCAGGGCCACTTCGAGTCCGAGAAGCCCGGAGACGATTGGGTTCACGCTCTCCCCGCGGAAGCGCCCCAGGGGGAGCGTGCCGCTCAGGTTGGCGTAGGCGGCGAGCGGCGGTCGACGGAGGTCTCCGGCGATCCCCAGCGCGAGGTCCACATCGCCGCTCCCGGTGGCGCGGCTCGGCCTGCCGGTGGGGAGCTTCACGCCGGCCCGAAGGGCCAGGCTGGCGTCCGGCTCCTCCCAGAGGGCGTGCTTTGCCGTGAGGGCCAGGTCCCCGATGTCCCAGTCGCCGCTCTCCCCCTGGAGGAAGGCCCCGCCGTTGCGCGTGATGCTATAGCGGTACCGGTTCTGTCCCCCCACGCTCACCTCGTCCCGCCGCAGGTCCCGCCGCATGTCAATGAGGTGCTCGAAGGCGTCGATGAAGGAATCCAGAATCCCGCCCCACCCGTAGACGATAGGAAGCTCGATCCCCCCCTCCCCTCCAGGCCAGAGGCCACGCCGGACGGTCACGTTCAGCCGCGTCTGCTCGAAGTTCAGGACCCCCGCAAAGCCGGCCGGGGAGGGCCCCTCCGCTACGAGGGTGTTGGTCTCCACCAGGTCCGCCCGGACCTCCCAGACCTCCCGGGGGACGGGGCGCGCCCCCTCCGGGGCGAGCTGGAGGAACAGGAGCTGGACCGGGGACTGGTTCCGGATGGGCAGAGGTCCCTTCCCCAGGATGGCCGGGGACCCCGGGAACGCCGGGGCTGGCCGGAGCGCAGGGGGCACCCCCAGGGCGAGGAGGAGGAGGCCAGCAAGCCAGGCGCGCGCCATGCCCATGGCGGTCCCTCCCCCGGCCGCCGCCGCCGAGACGGGGGCCGGAGGGCCATTCTAGGGCGGCCCGCTCGGGTCTCCAATCGAAATCGCGACCCGGGGCATTTCCTTTTCGCCGCCCCTGAGCGACAATGGCGTGGGGGAGGGGATGCGAGTCAGGTTTGTCCACGTGTCGGGAGGCCGGCGAGGCGCCGAGCAGGTCTTCGACCAGGACCGGGTGACGATCGGCAGCGCCCCGGACAACGACCTCCGCTTCGATGGTACCTCGGATCCCGGCGTGGCCCCCCACCATGCCGAGGCGCGTGTCGAGGGGGGCGAGGTCCTCCTGGCCGACCGGGGGAGCGGCCGCGGCCTGTTCGTCAATGGGGAACCCGTCCGCACGGTCGCCCTCCGGGACGGGGACCTCGTGGAGGTGGGAGAGGGGGGGCCGAAGCTCCGGTTCCACCGCGCTCCGGAGGTCGCCTCCAAGCCGCTGCGGAGCCTCGTGGCCGACGCGGGCGCTCTGGTCCGCGCGGCCCGGCGGGGTCGGGTCGGGAGCGCAACGGCCTTTCTCCGGTACCTCGCGATCGCGGTCGGCCGCGAGGCCTCCCCCGCTGTCCGGCTCGCCTTCGTCCTTGGCCTCCTCCTGATGGTGCTCTTCCTCGTCGGCGTCCCGATCGTGCTGGTGGCGGGGCAGTGGCAGCTCCGGCAGGCCAGGACGGTCATCGCCGGGCTCTCGGTGCAGCTCCGACAGGAGCGCCTCTTCCGGGAGGGGCTGCACCAGCGGGTGGAGGCCGCCCGGCGGGCCGTGGAGGAGCAGCAGCAGGCGCTGACCTCCGGTCTGGAGAGCCTCCGACGGGAGCGGGATCGGCTGCGCGGTGATCTGGCCACCACCGAGGGTCGGCTCCAGCGCCTCGAGACGGCCCAGAGTGCCGGGGAGCGGATCATCGCCCGCGTCGCGGGCGGGGTCGCCTTGCTCCAGGTCCTCGTGGGGTTCGAGGATGGGGAGGGGCGGCGGCTGCGCTACACCCTCGGCCCGGAGGGGAAGCCCCTCCTCGGCCCAGGGGGGGATCCCGCCCTGACGGTGGAAGGCGACGGGCCCCCGGCCACGCGCCACTTCGTAGGGACCGGATTTCTGGTGAGGGCCGACGGACAACTGCTCACCAGCCGGCACGTGGTCGAGCCCTGGCAGGGGGCGGGGGAGGTCTTTGCCCCCTTCCGCACCGCCGGTTTCCGTCCGGTTCCCCTCCTTCGCCGGGCCTTTTTCCCCGGCATCCCCCGTCCGTTTCCCCTCACCGTCGCCCGAGTTTCCGAGGAGGCCGACGTGGCGGTCCTGAAGTTCGAGCCGGGGAAAGCCCGGCTGCCGGTCCTGGAGCTGGACCGGACGGGCCAGGATGCCGCCCCGGGTCGATCGGTCCTCGTCATCGGCTACCCGGCAGGCCTGGAGGCCATCCTGGCCAAGGCCCCGCCGAATGTCCTGGACCAGCTCGTGGCGCTGGAGCTGAGCGACCTGGTCCAGGTGGTGGAAGCGTTAGCCACCCGCCGCCTCATCCGTCCGGCCGCCACCCGGGGATTCCTCGGGGACGTCCTCCCGCATGAGATGACCTTCGACGCGCAGACCACGATCGGCGGGAGCGGGGGCCCGGTCGTGGCCATGACCGGGCGGGTGGTCGGGGTCTCCTACGCGGTCCTCCGCCAGTTTGGCGGGTCGAACTTCGCGGTCCCGGTCCGCCTCGTCCTCCCCCTCCTCAGGGGTTCCTGATCCCTCTAGATCCTCACCCTTAGGCCCTGTAAGTCCTTGTGTGGAATGGAATTTGCACCCCTCGTGGGCACCTTCCACAGACCGGGTTGGCAAGCCGGAGAGAGGGGGGCTGTGCCCATTCAGGTGGTGGGCCGGACGGATTCCGGGCGGCAGCGCGATCACAACGAAGACAGCCTTTTGGCCGACCCCGAGGCCGGTCTGTTCGCTGTCGCCGACGGAATGGGGGGACACGAGGCGGGGGAGGTGGCAAGCGCCCTGGCGCTCTCCGCCCTCCGGGAGGCCCTGGCTCCACGAGGCCAGCTTCCCGCGGCGCTCCAAGCCCCGGCCCTCGAGGCGCTGGCCGAGGGGGTCCGCGTGGCCAACCGCCGGGTGTTCGAGGCCGGGCGGCACCGGCCCGCGGACGCCCGGATGGGGACCACGCTGGTCAGCGCCCTCGTCGAGGACGAAAAGGCCGCCTTCGCTTCGGTCGGGGACAGCCGCATCTATCGGGTCCGGGAGGGGGCGCTCGATCAGCTCTCGCGCGACCACTCGCTGGTCGGGGAGCTCGTGGCGCGGGGGGAGATGACCGCGGAGGAGGCCCGCCTCTCCCCTCACAAGCACGTCATCACGCGCGCGCTCGGGATGCAGCCGGCCGTCGACATGGATGCGTGGAGCGAGGCCTTGCAATCCGGGGACCTCTTCCTCTTCTGCTCGGATGGCCTGACCGACGAGGTCACCGACCCCGAGATCCTGGAAACCCTCCTGGCCGGCAGCTCCGATCTGGAGGCTGCCTGCCAGGCGCTGATTGATCTGGCGAACCGGCGCGGGGGGCGGGACAACATCACTGCCCTCCTCGTCCGGTTCGAGCCCCCCCCGGCTCTCGGCTAGGGCGCGCTCGGCCAAGGAGGCCCCATGTCTGCGCCTCGTTTCCCCGCCTGCGGCGCCCCTGTCGCCCCTCCCGGCAGCCGCTACCAGGGGTTCGATGAGATGTACCGGAGCCTCCTCGGGGCGGGGCGGACCGCCAGCGGCTACTTCGTCCTGGGCCTCGGGGAGGAGGCCCGGTACTTGTTCGTCCTCGGGGGGCTTCCGTACGGGGCCGGTCGGGCGCAGGGGGACCGTCTGGGGAGCACCCCCATCGGGGATTTCTTCGGTGCCTACGCCGCGCATCCCACGGCCCCGCTCCTCTTCTGCCCGGCCGATGCCTTCCTGATTCACGGGCTCCTGGTCCTCTTCGGCAGCCGCCCGTCGGTTCAGGTGACGAGTGACCTGGTCGACGTGCAGGGGGTCCTGGAACGGCTGGCCGCGCGGGGCGTCAGCACCGTCCTGGCCCTCCGGCAGGGGGAGCGGATCCACCTGGCCCTGTGCCCTGCCGGTCGCCCGGCCCGGACCTACTTCGTGCCGGACGGCGCCGATCTGCCGGCGGACGAGGACGCGCAGGATTCCCTCCTCGCGTTTGTCTATACCCGGCAGGGCGGGCAGGCGATGGCCCTGGACGTGTACGAGGGGCTGGAGGTCCCTCCAGCAGCAGACGCCTGCCTCGTGAATCCCCCCCCGGGGCGGCGCTGGACCCAGCACTACCGCCCCGCCACCATCGCCCCCGCGGCCTCGCCGGCCACCCCCGCCTCTACCCCCATGCCGCAGGCGGAGGTCACCGTGATGCTTGGAGACCGGATCCTCCAGACGGTCCCACTGGGCAAGGCCCGGTTCACCATCGGTCGCGCGCCCGGAAACGATCTGGTCATCGAGAATGCCGGCGTCTCCCGACTGCACGCCGTCATCCGGTTCGAGGGACAGGGGTTCGTCCTGGAGGACCAGCGGAGCGCCAACGGCACCTTCCTCAACCGGGAGCGGGTCACCACCCAGGCTCTGCGGGACGGGAACGAGATCGGCATCCTGAAGCACCGCCTGATCTTCCGGTGCGGGGCGGCGCGGGAAGTCGAGGCCGCCGCACCGGGCAGGCCCAGCCCTCCGGTGACCGTCCACGTGGGCACCCGTGAGCTGGAGCGCCTCCTGGGGAAAGGGCCGGCCGCCGGCGCGCGGCTTCTCGTCCCGGGCCGGGAGCCAGTCCTCCTGGGTGGGGCGCCGGTGACCATCGGGAGCGGGGAAGAGGCCACCGTGCGGGTGGCGGGCCTCCTGGTGAAAAGGGTCCACGCCCGGATCACCCGGGAGGCGGATGGCCGGTTCCGGTTGACCCACCTGGGAGGCCTCAGTCCAACCAAGGTGAACGGGGAGCGGGTGGCGGAGCAACTCCTGCGGGATGGAGACGTGATCGCCATCGGGGGCATGGAGTTCACCGTCCGCCTGGCGGAGGGGGTCGCCGCGACGGACCGCCCCGCCCGGGCGTGAGGGGCGGCG is a window from the Candidatus Methylomirabilis sp. genome containing:
- a CDS encoding carboxymuconolactone decarboxylase family protein, whose translation is MESLQERTARRKRLNGKILASPMRVYAAFRGTGEGVFTDGALSKKHKELMALAVAVSQNCFD
- a CDS encoding DUF3187 family protein, with the translated sequence MGMARAWLAGLLLLALGVPPALRPAPAFPGSPAILGKGPLPIRNQSPVQLLFLQLAPEGARPVPREVWEVRADLVETNTLVAEGPSPAGFAGVLNFEQTRLNVTVRRGLWPGGEGGIELPIVYGWGGILDSFIDAFEHLIDMRRDLRRDEVSVGGQNRYRYSITRNGGAFLQGESGDWDIGDLALTAKHALWEEPDASLALRAGVKLPTGRPSRATGSGDVDLALGIAGDLRRPPLAAYANLSGTLPLGRFRGESVNPIVSGLLGLEVALTETSAFLVQVEGISAPFSGTGLAFLDDPIFQFQVGLRFLLRPNLLLDVGIIEDFWFQPVRSVEASADFSVYASLRATWGP
- a CDS encoding M2 family metallopeptidase; this encodes MREEVAAFLREHEAAVRPLEKALNEAAWQLALTGEDRWKEEVVRLAIARRGLSADPVGYRRLHDWHGRRADLADPIQARQVRQLFLEFRASQMDPETLEALERLAAEAEQRFDTFRSTLAGQPATANALEEILRASDDGPARQRAWEASQQIGPEVAPLVQEMVRHRNRVARGMGFPDHFAFALETRELAESPLFVLLEEVDRRTAGPFLVEKARLDAELCARFGVIAGDLRPWHYADPFFQHPPPRRDLALDALFAGADLPALMVASFDGIGLEVRDILARSDLFEKPGKSQHGFCADIDREGDIRILCNLVGNEHWMRTLLHEGGHAVYDKYVDRSLPYFLRRPAHACTTEAVAMLLERQIYQAPWLTAVAGLPAGEAAALAAAAAAHHRFGLLLFARWALVMIHFERALYRTPEADLDRLWWTLKARFQGLTPPVARRGPDWAAKLHLALAPVYYQNYLLGELFASQLHRAIQGWVPGGRLALNPAAGAFLRERVFAPANRWPWPRLVAEATEGPLSPEAFAAEAGAEGR
- a CDS encoding CDGSH iron-sulfur domain-containing protein, which translates into the protein MARLVKHERNKPYRITPEEVKGPIWLCACGLSKNKPYCDSSHKKTLDEQVGDVYVYDEQSRVKVESQY
- a CDS encoding trypsin-like peptidase domain-containing protein; translated protein: MRVRFVHVSGGRRGAEQVFDQDRVTIGSAPDNDLRFDGTSDPGVAPHHAEARVEGGEVLLADRGSGRGLFVNGEPVRTVALRDGDLVEVGEGGPKLRFHRAPEVASKPLRSLVADAGALVRAARRGRVGSATAFLRYLAIAVGREASPAVRLAFVLGLLLMVLFLVGVPIVLVAGQWQLRQARTVIAGLSVQLRQERLFREGLHQRVEAARRAVEEQQQALTSGLESLRRERDRLRGDLATTEGRLQRLETAQSAGERIIARVAGGVALLQVLVGFEDGEGRRLRYTLGPEGKPLLGPGGDPALTVEGDGPPATRHFVGTGFLVRADGQLLTSRHVVEPWQGAGEVFAPFRTAGFRPVPLLRRAFFPGIPRPFPLTVARVSEEADVAVLKFEPGKARLPVLELDRTGQDAAPGRSVLVIGYPAGLEAILAKAPPNVLDQLVALELSDLVQVVEALATRRLIRPAATRGFLGDVLPHEMTFDAQTTIGGSGGPVVAMTGRVVGVSYAVLRQFGGSNFAVPVRLVLPLLRGS
- a CDS encoding Stp1/IreP family PP2C-type Ser/Thr phosphatase, with the protein product MPIQVVGRTDSGRQRDHNEDSLLADPEAGLFAVADGMGGHEAGEVASALALSALREALAPRGQLPAALQAPALEALAEGVRVANRRVFEAGRHRPADARMGTTLVSALVEDEKAAFASVGDSRIYRVREGALDQLSRDHSLVGELVARGEMTAEEARLSPHKHVITRALGMQPAVDMDAWSEALQSGDLFLFCSDGLTDEVTDPEILETLLAGSSDLEAACQALIDLANRRGGRDNITALLVRFEPPPALG
- a CDS encoding choice-of-anchor P family protein, with the protein product MVTVVVGVASLLLWSTTSDAQSVSGYASAVQATVLGTTTALSHTGTLVDANDAREASQLTGSIPSLLQAEVLHATAISSVQGSDASGAVGSEASLANLGLTVAGNAIAAEFVMARALAPVGAVPVGVPAVEGLSVDGVPIWVTGEPNQTISLPGATIVLNEVRTSASGITVTALKVTSIDGLTDVAVATAVAGVTSVESATVSEPATTLLGQTVPLSP
- a CDS encoding post-COAP-1 domain-containing protein; protein product: MQRTLFVLMLAALALTGGSVGAQVIVPPDFVTGGGYIFGTPSGARGNFGVGGGVKNGAFGGHLNYIDHDSDLHVKATSITGYVFVDPQTRSICGTYATNTGETGSFLVTVTDMGEPDGDDIFEITLVESDYSAAGDLGGPGPGGGNIRLHGSNPSNTPPTEGVCPDDGNGIPV
- a CDS encoding SCP2 sterol-binding domain-containing protein; its protein translation is MAGDEAPRTPDAPPDLAALLARLPAALDPGAAAGVEGVVQFDLTGEGGATYFLAIQGGACTVGEGRHPGPNVVLTLSAADCVAVITGAVKARALFDTGRLQIAGNLFLALLLRDLFPRDRLLR